In Quercus robur chromosome 11, dhQueRobu3.1, whole genome shotgun sequence, the sequence ATATAACCCACTTAGTCTATGTCTCATCAAGTGAAGCTAGGTTACCTGGTGGTGACATTTACCTAGCAAGAGGACTAGGACTTAATCCTGAGATTCAAAGGGTCATGCTTTACTTCGTGGGATGCTCTGGAGGTGTTGCTGGACTCCGAGTTGCAAAAGACATTGCTGAGAACAATCCGGGGAGCCGGGTTCTGCTTGCAACTTCTGAAACTACCATTATTGGCTTCAAACCACCTAGTGCAAAGAGACCATATGATTTGGTTGGAGTTGCACTCTTTGGTGATGGTGCTGGAGCTATGATAATTGGCTCAGACCCAGTCTTAGGCAATGAAAAGCCTCTTTTTGAGCTTCACACAGCAATCCAGGAATTCTTGCCAGAAACTGAGAAGACTATTGATGGAAGGCTAACAGAAGAAGGGATTAGCTTCAAGCTAGCAAGGGAGCTTCCTCAGATAATTGAAGATAACATAGAAGGATTCTGTGAGAAGTTAATCAAAGTTGTTGGATTTCCTGACAAGGAATACAATAAGATGTTTTGGGCAGTGCATCCGGGTGGACCTGCAATCTTGAATCGGATGGAAAAGCGACTTGAGCTGTCACCAGAGAAGCTAAATGCAAGTAGACGAGCTCTAATGGATTATGGCAATGCTAGCAGTAATACCATTGTGTATGTACTGGAGTACATGCTAGAAGAGAGCCTTAAGATTAAGAGGGAAAACCAGGGAGACAATGAATGGGGCCTCATACTGGCTTTTGGACCTGGGATTACCTTTGAGGGAATTCTAGCAAGGAACCTCACTGTCTGACAATAATATTGCCAAGTCTCACATATCActgaaacttttatttctacGGTCATTGTAATGCAATATCCTATAGGGAttaccttttgcatatgttaaTGTCATTTGTAACTTAATCTGCAACTAGAAACTCCTCTTGGAATCACTATCTTAGAAGACATTGAAATAAGCCTGCTAAAGATTTAGTTTAAACAATAAATGATATCAAACCTCCAATGGGCTCTAACTAAAATGACACTTTGTTCAAACCTCCAATGGGCTCTAACTATCACGTTTATAAGAGAGGGAGTATCAAAGAACAAATGAGGTTGTTTATGACAAGAGACAAGAGTAGACGAGAAATACCATGTCATTTGGTGGAGAAAAAAGCGACATAACAAAGTTCATTAAGCTCATTGGAAATATGATGCTTAAAGGTGagaaagcaatgaaaaaaaacaAGGGTGTCTCAtaaaacaatagagaaaaacaGGAAGAGCATTACTTTAAGGAGAAAGAACCATGCGATAGAGGTATATGAATGATAGCAACTGATGCATGATGACAGTATATATATAGCGTTAATTTGAGAGGAAATGATGGAGAAATTGGTGTGATTGGGgcaacttttaactttttctttctctgttaTGTCAACTTGTAACTTGCGCTTACAAAGTTACAAGTCTTTTGCTGAATTGCTGTGTGTAACTTGTGTAACATATCACTGAAACTTCCATTTCTAGTCATTGTAATGCAAAATCTATAGGGGTTACCTTTGGTGTCTGTTAATGTTGTTAATCTGAAACTAGAAACTCCTCTTGGAATCATTCTCTTAACAGAAATAGAATTAGTAGAAGTTTAGTTTCAACAAGAAGTTTATATCTAATTAGCGATGGACTAAGCTCAAATGACACATATTCTTCCATAATTACGTATGACATTTTtaagagggagaaaaaaaaatgaggtcaTTTATGACAAGTAGACGAGAAATATACATCACTGAGACATAATGAATAGATCATTAACCttattaaaatatgtttttgttttagagAAGTGCTatgttttcaatattttcacaacattttcacaacaaatcataaatggtaagttgttattggttctaatttgaatcaaCAACTTATACTACTTTTTTACTCGCCCATAacaactaataataacctactgcttatgagttatgatttgttgtgaaaatattgttgacACAGCATTTTTCGTTATTTAAAGGTGAGAAAGcaatgaaaacaaacaaacaatagagaaaaacaGGAAATACAACATTCTAGGGAAACCAAGGGAGAAAGGTGCTGTTTATGAATGGTAGTAACCGATGCATGATGATAGGATATATAAGGTAAATTTGGGAGGAAATTATGGAGAATTGCTTAGGATATATAACGTAAATTTGGGAGGAATTTATGGAGAAATTGATGTATTTATGGAGAATTGCTCTTCCTTTCGATGTTAGGTCGAACAATGTTGAGTTGTTGACGTTTGTCTGATTGTGATGGCagaaaggacaatgtatataaaTGGAATGAGCACCTAgatctcaagaaaaaaaataaataaataaaagtaaaatactcAACGTTTACGATGAGAGctaaccaccaaaaaaaaaaaaaaattgaataataataataataaatgatgcAGTTTGTATTTGTTAGCAAAACAACACAAATATGATGCCCTGTTCTAGGGAAAATTGCAGGAATTGAGTTGTCATTCGTTGCaagaaacagattttttttttttttttttttaagaaaaaaaagagtaaaacatATGTTTGTGTGGAGAAAACaacaaatgaaatgaaataatgTTATTAATTATATCTTGAATATGAATTCGTTTAATCAATTAAAGAGGTAATAAATAGTATGAGCTTTAGATATGATAGAATGGAGAAAAAACATACATGTAATCAACCAAATTATTCTATTGGGGACCTATAGCCAATCCCAAATTTTGGGACTAGACGATCCCAAATTTTGGGACTTAAGGCTTATTGTAgttgtataataaaaataactttcGACGTCAAAAACTGCAAAATCCGATCCAATTTATCGTAATCGATTAGTTATCATGTTGGTTTACCGTATTCTGAAACACGGAGAAAAATCATTGGcttatcaaattatctattgaGTTATGAAAAAGATTTAACAAAAGACAGAAACAAATCCACTATCTATTTTATATCAATTTATGGCAATATCATTTTGATGTATAATCTCACGCGGCAAGTATCCGTGTAAACCAATTATCCAAGCATTCTCTCGATTTTTTGAGTTACTTTTCAAGTGTTCGAATGGTGCGGAATCAAATGCTAGAAAATTCATTTCTACTAAATAATGCTCCCAATAAACTCGATACAATAGTTCCAATTATTCCTCTGATTGGATCaatcaaaattacattttcatcATTCAAggaggaaaaaataaagaagacaaCCTTGGATACTATTTACGCCTCAcctttttaaaaagaaagaaaagaaaaagaattacatAGAACGTTGATTTATTGATAGCTACGGTATTTGTCATAGCCCAGAGACTAGTGAATCAACCCTATAAACTTTTATAAAGCAGAAAATAAGTTTCACTCCTCCCTTGTCAATTTCAGGCTTTATAGGTTTTTGCAGCAGCAGTATAAAGTGACAAAATTCAAGGTAAAACCATCGTGCCGTGGCATTGGAATCATTAAATTGATCAATAAGGCCAGAAAATGCCTGGTGTTCCATaccatttagacaagtacactACACTTTGGTTGAGCATCAGTAACTAACCATTTAGACAGCTTGACCACATAATTGGAAGTGGGAATAACTGACACTGTGACCAGCTCAAACATATtacaattgacacaaaataaaTCAACTATGAAAATCatgtttaatatataaatatcaaaGCTTTCTGCGTCCGCCATCTTTACAACAACCCACTTGACCAATAGTCATAACACGGAGAACCAGATCTGTGTGGAGTGCAAAAAGGACACTTAAACAAGGTAAAATCCACATTGCCTGGTTAAGTTAATTCTTAGATGGCTCTGCGCCCGCTGAACATGGACCAAGAGGATTTCTGTTACACCACTCCAGATGGAAGACGGAGGACGAGCTGACCACCAAAAACACTGCAAAACGAAGAATAAAATTTACGACATTagcaatagttttttttttttttttaatggaatacaATACAAGTGAACATTTGGTGGAGAAATTGCAAACGAACCTTTTGACATAATAGTAACAGAAGTCTGCCAAGATGAAAGTCTGGACAATTTCTGAGAtaagaaccatagaaggccatAATCCATAACCCAGGGCAACCAGCAAGTGTCCGCGAGTATCTAAAACCTGTTGAAAGCCATCGATAGCAACAAGCCAAGCAGATTATGAATCCAATTAGTACCAAAGTAGGAcatttttgaaacttaaaacaTCAACAAGTTAATGCTATTTAACAGATAAATGTTCACTTTGTGTCTACGAATTTATTAGTGGCACGTGAACCAAATATGAAATAACCCTGTAGGTGCTATAGCTTGGTGCTCTAATAAAGCAGTTGCTGGAAGAACTAGGCTCTTAAATACTTAAATTTATTGGTCTCCTATGTAATAGTATTCAAAACAtttatgtgtgagagagagagaaagtagtATGGGAAAGATAAAATTGGGGACCTCATtgaaaatcaccaaaaatacttCTACCAAATTCTCGATCGCAGGGCAATAATTCTGTTTTGAGTAGTATACATGGGGGGCAAATTAGTCCAAGTGTATTAGAAATATTATATAAGCCAATGAGCTAGCTCAACTAGCAACTCCTCCCCTTATAAGTGCTTGGTGCAAGGAGAGGCCATGTCTTCCAAGCCCATCAGGTGAGTGTGTAACTTAACAATCAAGTGTGTGTGCGTGTGCGCCTCCCTAAACACTTCCTAATGCTTAAGAAATACAATAAAAACAGTTACATATTATTATCTGAAATggtgttcttcatttttttgcTCTTCTATTATTAATATTCCCCTCCCAAAAAGACAGATAACTATACGGATCCCAAAATCACATCAAACCAAACGTAGAAGCAGCGTATGCTGCAAACTCCATTTCCAAAATGacacaaacaaataataaacccaactcaaaacatataaattcaaatttgcaagATCAAACCTGGAGAACCCAATGAGCACAGCTCAGGAACCTTGCCACACCCAAAGCAAATACATAATGAGCAGTGAATGGTTCAACAATCTGAAAGTCGAGgaatagaaaaattatataggAAAGCTGTATATCTATTCAtattaaaacaaagcaaaaaaaaaataggctaATAAAAATCcttgaatgcaaaaaaaaaaaaaaaaaaaaaaaaagaaggtaccTTGGTATTCTGCATTACCCGCAACTGGGGTAGTACTGAAATGGCTTCCAGATATACACAGAATGCCCAGAAGATCCTGTTCAAGAAATGGTGAGAAGTTGACGGATGAATAAACAAAGCTAACACGGCACAGGGAATCACCTGCATCCAAGTTAAAAAACAGGGATTACTTTCAGAATGAAGGGGGGAACAAATATGTTGTTCCACAAAATACATCAAACTACGcatgaaagaaggaaaaattgcAATTAAGAATTAAACCAACTTGCTTGCCTAAAGATCTAAGGAAGCAATAACTTTTGTTTATATAGGTTCAACTGATAAGACAATACTGTATTGAAATAAAACGGGAATGAACAAAGTCAAAAGGAGCTTTTAGAGTTGTGTTAACCACATAGCACTAAATAGAGCAAAACTGTGTACAGACTGTTACAACCATGTTTCAGTTTACAATTCtgtaaattaacaaaaacacaaccaaCAAACAGGTGTAACCTACACAAAGAATTTAATTGCAGCATGTAAAAGAACCAACACAATTAGTTCCACTTCAAGCAATGATCTCATGAAACTAGAAAATTCATACAAGAAAAGGGCTTTGGGCTTTGGCAGCCCTTTCCTCAAATTTTGGTTGGCAGCGGGCAGCATCAATTAGCATAGAACCTTGATCAAGCATAACAtggaaaattaaatgaaaaggCCACCTCTCActgaattttttcttcatatctATAATATTGAAGCGTCTGAGGGTTAAAATGGCAACCCAGAATTGAAAAGAAGCACACAGAATTTTTTACAACTCAAAATGCTCTAAAGAAATCCAGACAGTATGTTTTCCACTTCTGCCAACAAGACCTTTTTCCAATGCCTCCAATACAAGCACAAACCAGGAGTATATTTAAATCGACATTGGAGGATTTATTATAAAGTTATTTATATAACCATAAAGAGAATATTTAAAAATCTCAAGGATACCAGAATGAATTCCAGAAAGTACCATCAGTATGTGAGGGTATCCAGTAATTTGCCTCTAATTACAAAACCATTCAACAATCACGAGCAAATAAAAATGACTGACATTGTCATCTTCTTCCTTAATATGTAGACCATGACTATGACAAAGTTTAAATCAATTTCAGGAAATATTAAACAGCGAAGTTCCCAGGAGTCAATTCAAACTGTAAATCACCAATATAACTTTTCGAAAGAAAGATGAAATAAATTATCGAAAACTCACCACATAATATATCGCAAAGTTGTCCTTGTCCTCCATGTAACTAGACTTTAGGTTAAAACGGATCATATAAATAACCCACAAGGTTGTCAAAAATGTAGCTAAATCAAGTAGGGTGTGTATATCATATTCCATAACAAAACTGCAGTAGAGCCTAACAGCTAAAAAAATAGCTGTTAATTCCTGGGATTTGAGCGATAGTCCTGCAAATCATTGAAAGCAATTAAGGTACTGAGTGCAGACAGCAAAATAAGAGATGTGTGGCATCAGGTAAACCTCTGCACAGGTAAACCTCTGcactgaatatatatatatatatatatatatatatatcattttggTATAGAATTACAGTCTTTTAAAAGTCATATATCTCACGGAGATGGTGGGGGGATCTCTCTTaagtaaattaaaaagaaaatcatagaACTCtggtgaaaataaaaattttgcatGAGACTCCAATCTACCAAACCATACAAACCCCAATTCATCAAAGCAGAGTAAAGGCACCTTATGATCACAAGAAATCTAGTACTCTTCTGTCTCATGTTCAACGATGGTTCTTTCAccaactaaaacaaaataaataaaagaaacaaacacaaacaaaaaaaaaaacaaaaaaaacaaacaaacaaacaaacaaacaaacaaaacaaaaaaaaaaaaaaaaaaaaacaaaaaagacaaagattAACCAAATAATCAGTATGAGTCAAATTCAATCCTTCAATCTATTCTTAACTCAAATTAGACCGACAAATTCAAAACTTAGAACAATTCAAGCTCTTTAAATGAATGATTGAAATGACCTATTTGAACAGTACATGGATACACAGCTACCTTCAAATCTACCTTCTCAGGTAAGTTAATACCCTATGGCTTTATACAGGTGTATGTGTGCACGCGCAAGCGCATCCATGTGTGTGAATACATATTTTATTCTAGTGGATCAGTGAATCAAGACAATAATGAAACTTTGCTATGTTATGCCTGCCAACTTCGGTAGAAGTTACAATTCTATTGCCCATCCACCAGATGGGTAATGGATAAGCCATTGATGCAAACAGAAAAGATTTCAAGGAAAAGCAAAACTAAATACCCAAAGATGTAACAATTGTGGTCTAGTTTCAATGTGGGACCTTCTTGACACCTTTCATAGGCTACTTTAATTATTGAGTCTTAGTATTAAGTTTATTCAAGTTAGAAAATGGCCAGTTCACTTTTACTAAAACAAGGGCAATTTAGTAAATTCGAAATTTTCTGGAATGGCAGCTCATTGGCTGTAACAAAggcccataatttttttttatatataagtaataaattttaattgaaaaaatcaacaagTACACAGCTAGAATACTAGCTGAGAATCACACAAGAGTTCTAAAATTACAGTGatcaataaatttgaaaaaataaaaaagaacttctCTGAAGTGCCATCCACTCAAGCAAAGCCTTCAAAAAATGTGCTTTTAAACCTTAAGTTGTCCGCTCACATCCTTCAAAGCTCCTCCAATTTATTTTGTAACTTGAGTCCTTTTCAAGTTTTCCCATATGATTTAGAAGTTCTGAagtactttttctttatatttgtaGTCCTAGTGTTTCTAGAAATAGGTTATTTACCAGTTCTTCTAGGAAAGGATTTAGAAATAGCCTATAATAAAAGCTTTATTGTGGTCAATAACATTGATAgagtgtttaattttaataaaactcCAACagcttattttaatttttgaaagtgTAATTGCCTAgtgtgttttttatttgtttcttgctATTCATTGTTTTAATACCAAACACATTCAAGATCCAAACTTTTCATTACTTAACCATACCTAATCCTTGAACATCTAACCCTATTCAAGAACCTTAATTTAGTGCTGAATTCCTAAAGATCCTACTTCAAAAATTGGTATCCAAGCCCATTAAGGACTATGCCATGCTTCACCCATTGCAGCATATTGCATAATCAACTCTCTTGGCAAATGTTCACATTTCATCTAGATCAAATTCTTTTCTACTTTGCAACTCTAATTGGCTTTGGAACACTAGCTAAACCTTTACTCAAGCTCAACTTGAACATCAAGATATAAGCTTTGACTTTGACCATAGCTTGGGGGATACTCCATTGATCTCAAGGGTAGGTCATTAAGCTCAACTTCCATGACAATatgaattgaaataaataaataaactcaacTTATACTCATCACAGCCATCAAtttaatttaacaaataaattaggaaattgaaagaaaaaaaaaaatgcccccCCTCCTTTTGT encodes:
- the LOC126706818 gene encoding uncharacterized protein LOC126706818, with the translated sequence MRAQKTPIHAVSTWVRRQPPKVKAFLAVVSGMAALVLLRFIVHDHDNLFVAAEAVHSIGISVLIYKLMKEKTCAGLSLKSQELTAIFLAVRLYCSFVMEYDIHTLLDLATFLTTLWVIYMIRFNLKSSYMEDKDNFAIYYVVIPCAVLALFIHPSTSHHFLNRIFWAFCVYLEAISVLPQLRVMQNTKIVEPFTAHYVFALGVARFLSCAHWVLQVLDTRGHLLVALGYGLWPSMVLISEIVQTFILADFCYYYVKSVFGGQLVLRLPSGVV
- the LOC126706817 gene encoding type III polyketide synthase B; protein product: MGSEGITQECSQKVANPGTATILALGKAFPHQLVMQDYLVDGYFRDTNCDDQVLKQKLTRLCKTTTVKTRYVVMSEEILKKYPELAIEGLPTLKQRLDICNDAVTQMAVEASQACIKNWGRPISDITHLVYVSSSEARLPGGDIYLARGLGLNPEIQRVMLYFVGCSGGVAGLRVAKDIAENNPGSRVLLATSETTIIGFKPPSAKRPYDLVGVALFGDGAGAMIIGSDPVLGNEKPLFELHTAIQEFLPETEKTIDGRLTEEGISFKLARELPQIIEDNIEGFCEKLIKVVGFPDKEYNKMFWAVHPGGPAILNRMEKRLELSPEKLNASRRALMDYGNASSNTIVYVLEYMLEESLKIKRENQGDNEWGLILAFGPGITFEGILARNLTV